From Amaranthus tricolor cultivar Red isolate AtriRed21 chromosome 4, ASM2621246v1, whole genome shotgun sequence:
ACTTAGATTCTCAAAAGCATTATTCACAGCCCTAAGTAACTGTGTTACATTATAAGCAGCTTTTTGATACTGTAAAGCTTGAATGgatctaaaaaaacctaaatctaGTACATTCATGTCAGGGGAATTTGATGGTTGTTGAAATATTTGAATGTAGAACCCATCTTTCATTGCctcttctaaaaattctttgtcATTATGTGCTATATGTGGTTTGGCATTGTCTTGTTGAATGTAAATATGCTTTGACAATCCTTCAGGCCATTTTGCTCTTATGGTTGGCAGCACATTAGTGATAAGCATTGCTCTAATGTGTTCTTTCatgattgattgtattggttttGTTTCCAACTCCCCCCTTTTCCTGTTCTTAAAGCTTCTTTTTGCTGGCTCCTATGTAATAAATGGCCAAATGCCTATCTtaccataaaaaaaaacatcaccATCAATTGTAAATATTGGCTTTGCAAcagcacacataaacatgatttttggaaTAAACCTCTTTGATTGACACTCTCtatgtggttctacttcacCCGGAGCTAGATAATAAGTTTGTGTCTCTCGGGTTAGATAAAAgtgtttttcatctatgtgaacaACGTTAGTGTATGGCTTAAACTTTAATGCATCATTATGTTCATCATATTTACATTTAGATAACGCAAAACTTAACCTGTGTAGCTTGTTATTCTCattcaaagttggtttgattgcgtttgtgtgctTCCTTATGACTCTGCTCTTCTTCCATCTACATATTATGGTCTGTGACACCTCCATCTGCTTAGCAATTGAATGTTGAGTACATTTGAGTTCATATTTGATGGCcttaaatttttcttcatcaaattcgaTTTTGTTTGGCGCATCTCTTCCTACTCTCTTGCTGTTGAGGTTAATACCTGTGTTGTTATTCTTGATTTGCTTCTTCACTTCATTCCACAATCGTGTGATTGTTTTCCTACACACTTGAAACTTAGTGGCAAGTGCATTGATTATGCCTAGCACTGGTTTGCCCTTTTTATTTAATGCTGAAAGTAGCCTTTGCATTATTTGCGTTGTTTGTTGTGTAGTTAGGTTTTTTGAAGGAGCCATTTTTTTTGGTTGGATGTGTAATCAATGACTTATGTTTGGTGTATTTATTGCCTCTGATGTGGTCTGTTGTGCTGAGAATTATGTTTTTGCGCCTAAATTAATTTATGAAATGTTGTGGTGTGTTTGTACTTCATGCTACTGTGTTGGCGCCAACATTTCATTTTGGGTTATTTCATCTTATTGGCGGCAGTTTCTGATTCACtttaatttgataaaattgataagAAAAGTATTTTTTACACACCAATTTATCAAGAAATCAACCAACCCCATCAAAAAAAAACGTTTTGGATTGGATGggaatgaatgaagaaataCTAAGTCGTCCCATATCAAATCTAGACTTTTGGTTTTTCTCCGAATTTCTCTTCTTTTATAATGCATATAAAATGAAACCTTGGTTTATAccaataaattttcttttttcaaattcGAATGTAAGtgaaaattttagtgaaaataaaaacattaatttttggACATGTTAATTTGGGTTTCTAAAATATTTTGGGTACtgtaatgaaaatttagttgAAAATTTGGTTCTTTACAAATCGGTGGCTatttatgaaattaataatgcgtcatttttggtaa
This genomic window contains:
- the LOC130810912 gene encoding uncharacterized protein LOC130810912, with the protein product MAPSKNLTTQQTTQIMQRLLSALNKKGKPVLGIINALATKFQVCRKTITRLWNEVKKQIKNNNTGINLNSKRVGRDAPNKIEFDEEKFKAIKYELKCTQHSIAKQMEVSQTIICRWKKSRVIRKHTNAIKPTLNENNKLHRLSFALSKCKYDEHNDALKFKPYTNVVHIDEKHFYLTRETQTYYLAPGEVEPHRECQSKRFIPKIMFMCAVAKPIFTIDGDVFFYGKIGIWPFIT